A genomic region of Alicyclobacillus sp. SO9 contains the following coding sequences:
- a CDS encoding TlpA disulfide reductase family protein encodes MTKRALVILLSGAALLLLAVTFEVHAAITRPRAKIGQVAPAFSSMTVSGKNFSFPIGQKEPVLLDFFATWCGPCQQEMPALNRFAQASRGKVKVVMIDRGDSKVMIRRFIKKYGVASEITVLYNQPDKLSQIYEVSGQPEAVFINQNGKVLYHTEGPLRESELLQWAHETGTSPSYSN; translated from the coding sequence ATGACTAAACGAGCACTCGTCATTCTTCTGTCAGGGGCTGCACTGCTTCTCCTGGCAGTGACTTTTGAGGTACATGCTGCAATAACGCGGCCAAGGGCAAAGATTGGGCAGGTTGCACCGGCCTTTTCGTCAATGACTGTTTCGGGAAAGAACTTTTCTTTTCCCATAGGTCAGAAGGAGCCTGTTCTTTTGGACTTCTTCGCTACTTGGTGTGGTCCCTGCCAGCAGGAAATGCCTGCATTAAATCGCTTTGCGCAAGCATCGCGGGGCAAGGTGAAGGTTGTGATGATAGACCGGGGTGACAGCAAGGTCATGATTCGCAGGTTTATAAAAAAGTACGGCGTTGCAAGCGAAATTACAGTCCTGTACAACCAGCCGGACAAACTCTCCCAAATCTACGAAGTCAGCGGGCAACCAGAAGCCGTTTTCATCAATCAGAACGGTAAAGTCTTATACCATACAGAGGGGCCTCTGCGAGAGTCTGAGTTGCTTCAATGGGCTCACGAAACAGGAACTTCTCCGTCATATAGCAATTAG
- a CDS encoding biosynthetic peptidoglycan transglycosylase, protein MKKTRLMHAFRFVTKQLIRLLAAFVVLTAALFAGCYVYFVHVQPMKPIIEHAVQARIAKYHIQPLTYKEIPKFFRDAVISTEDRRFQTDPGIDPIGIARSLFVDIQKDGYVEGGSTITQQLVDNTILNHKKTIRRKVLQMLDAIGIYDTMSKKQTFQDYVNVIYYGNGAYGLKNAAKTYFGKSVNQLSKGELSMLAGLPNSPFYYDPFHHYRLARARQKIVLENMEDAGRLSKQKAKQVFQEPIQLVTQKG, encoded by the coding sequence ATGAAAAAAACGAGGCTCATGCACGCTTTTCGTTTCGTCACGAAACAGTTGATTCGCTTGCTCGCGGCCTTTGTCGTCTTAACCGCAGCTCTCTTCGCGGGATGCTATGTGTATTTTGTCCACGTGCAACCCATGAAGCCTATCATTGAACATGCGGTTCAAGCCCGGATAGCCAAGTACCATATTCAGCCGCTCACCTATAAAGAAATTCCGAAGTTCTTTCGTGATGCTGTGATTTCTACGGAAGACCGGAGGTTTCAAACCGACCCAGGCATTGACCCCATCGGTATTGCACGGTCTCTTTTTGTTGATATTCAGAAAGACGGCTATGTGGAAGGGGGCTCCACCATAACGCAGCAGCTTGTCGATAATACGATTTTAAATCATAAGAAAACTATTCGGCGAAAAGTCTTGCAGATGCTTGACGCCATTGGCATCTACGACACCATGTCGAAAAAGCAGACATTTCAGGATTATGTCAATGTGATTTACTATGGTAACGGTGCGTACGGACTCAAGAACGCGGCGAAGACTTATTTCGGCAAAAGTGTGAATCAGTTAAGCAAAGGGGAGCTTTCTATGCTGGCTGGGCTCCCGAATTCTCCTTTCTACTATGACCCTTTTCACCATTACCGGTTAGCCCGAGCAAGACAAAAAATTGTCCTTGAAAATATGGAAGATGCCGGGCGCTTGTCAAAGCAGAAAGCAAAACAAGTATTTCAGGAACCTATCCAACTTGTTACGCAGAAGGGCTAG